GCTGAAAATATTAGCTACGGATACTACTTCCAACTTTTCAGATGAATGGTCTTCCCTTAACGGAATTGTGTCGGTAACTATGAGTTTTTCTATCGAAGATTCATCTATTTTTTGCAGAGCGTTTTCGGAAAGAACCGGATGGGTAGCCAAAGTATAAACCGCTTCCGCTCCCTTTTTGATAGATGTTTCGGCAGCGTTTATCAGCGTTCCTGCCGTATCTACAAGATCGTCCAACAACAGAACTATCTTACCCTCTATATCTCCAATAATGTTCACAACTTCCGATTTATTTGCTTTCTCCCTCCGCTTGTCCACTACGGCTAAATCAAGGTCTAAACGGCGCGCAAACGCTCGTGCCATCTTTATACCGCCGATGTCCGGCGCCATAACTACCGCGTCCTTGATATATTCCTTCTTGGATAGATATTTAATCAGAACAATCGACGAGTACAGATGGTCGAACGGTACGTCGAAAAATCCTTGAATTTGAGGCGAGTGCAGGTCCATTCCTATCACCCTGTCGGCTCCCGCCACGTTGATCATATTGGCGAAAAGCTTTGCGGAAAGAGCGACTCTCGGTGTGTTTTTCCTGTCCTGCCGGGCGTAACCATAATACGGGATAACAGCTGTTATCCGTTTTGCCGATGCGCGCCTCGCGGCGTCCATCATTAAAAAGAGCTCTATGTAATTTTTCGCCGGAGGATTGGTCGATTGAATGATGAACACGTCACGACCGCGGATGTTTTCGCCGAATTTCACAAACATTTCCCCGTCTTTGAACTCTACGATTTCGAGCTCACCGAGAGGCTGACCGAGATTTTTCGCTATCTTCTCCGCTAAGGCTCTGTTAGCCCTTCCGCTGAATATTTGAAGATTACTTTCCATTTCTGTCCTATTTATCTCGCTGGGGTGGGAGGATTCGAACCTCCGGTCCAGGGACCAAAGCCCTGTGCCTTGCCGCTTGGCCACACCCCAAAATATTTAGTATGTGTAAGCGGGAATTAATCTCAAGACCCAACTCCGCGGATTTCCGCCAAGCGCTCTTTTCCCCTTTTCCGCTTCGGTCAGTGATTCGAAAAACCCGTAAACCGCCGAACCGCTGCCCGAGAGCGATGTAAAAACTGCACCCGATCTTGATATCAACTCCTTCAATCTGCCGATCTCCGGGTACCTGCTGAAGACCAACTCTTCAAAATCGTTTCTAAATCCATTCTTTAACGTCGCTTCCCCGTTATGCGGGAAACGAGCTAGATTAACGTCTTCCGAATCCCTTGTCAAGCTTAAATGGTTTAGCGAATTATAAGCCCAGGACGTTTCTATCCTTATCTCCGGAACCGCAAGCAGGACGCTTAAGTCTTCGGGTATATTACCCGGAGATAATAGATCGCCTATGCCTTCGGCGTACCGGCACCCACCCTGTATAAAAAACGGCACATCCGCCCCGACTTCAGAAGCGATATTTTCCATTTCCCTGCCGGTCAGTCCGATTTTCAGCAGGTCGTTAAGTCCGCGGATCACGCACGCGGCATCGCTGCTTCCGCCGCCCAGTCCGGCGCCGACCGGTATCTTTTTATCAAGGAATATGCTTACCCCTCCGCTTTGGCTTATCGATTCAAGAAATATCCGGGCGGCACTTACGCAAAGGTTTTCTTCTCCATCCGGTACCTTCTCACCCTTCGACTCAAATTCAACTCCCGGTTCATTTTTCAATTCGATTTTCACCACGTCGTGCATGCTTACAGTTTGAAACAGCGTCTTTAAGGTGTGATAACCGTCTTCTCTTTGTCCGGTAATTCGTAACCCTACGTTAATTTTTGCGTACGCTTTTAGCTCTGCGGAATTCAAACCGTACCTTTTGCCTTTTTCATTCGGGATAAAACTTCATCTTTTCCAAAGTATTCAACCAACCTTGGCAGTTCGGGTCCGTGGCTTTGCCCCGTTAGGGCAATTCTCACAGGCATCCACAGATTTTTACCACTACTGCCCGTCGCTTCCTGAACCTCTTTCATAATCGCGCGGAATTCATCTGTGCCCATGTTGTCATAACTTCCTGAGGCTGCGATAAAACTATTAAAAATCTTCCTCGAATCTTTGCTTTCCAATATTTTTCTCTCGTCTTTTCCAGCAGGCACAGCTTCGTCTTCGTAAAATAGAGATGCGTATTCAGGCAGTTCGGAGAGGGTTGACAGGTTGTCTTTAACGGCGTTTATCACCATTATGGTTCTCTCCCTGTTCTTTGTCGGATAACCGGCTGAATTAAGATACGGGATTGATAACTCCAATAACCTCTCCTCGCTTAACGAACGGATATACTGGCCATTCATCCATAAGAGCTTATCATCATCGAATACTGCCGATGAAGTTGTCATTCTTGCAAAATCAAATTCGTTTATGATCCTTTCGAGGTTCAGTATATCGTCCCCGCTCTTTGATGACCATGAGAGCAGACTCAGATAGTTGATAAGGGCGTCCGGTATATATCCTTCTTCTCGATAACGTCTGATAGACAAGGCGCCGTTCCTTTTGGAGAGCGTTTTTTTCTCTTTGTTCAGAATCGTCGCCGTGTGCGCAAATTTCGGAGGCTCAAGATTCAATGCTTCATATAGCAACAATTGCTTTGGAGTGTTAGATACATGCGCTTCACCCCTTATCACATGACTTATTTTCATGAGCGCATCGTCAATCACTACGGCAAAGTTGTATGAAGGCATCCCCGAAGATCGAATAATTACAAAATCTCCTATGTTGGAGAGCTTCCACGATATTTCACCCTTAATCTGGTCTGTGAACGACAGCTCGCCTTCCCGCACCATAAATCGCAACACGGGTTTAATGCCGGCGGATTTCTTTTCATTCTCTTCAGCGACTGAAAGCTCGCGGCACTTCCCGCTGTACCTCGGCTGAAGGCTTTTACTCAAAGCCTCTTTGCGGGTTATCTCCAACTCCTCCTCACTACAGTAGCATTTGTACGCAAACCCGTTCTCTAACAGTTTTTCCGCATATTCCCTGTGATATTCGATTCTGTCTGATTGGAGATATGGACCGAAATCCCCGCCTATATCCGGACCTTCGTCCCACTCGATACCCAGCCATTTTAAATCTTCTGCAAACCCTTTCTCCGAACCGATAACGTATCTATCCTGATCGGTATCCTCAATTCTAAGTATCAGCTTTCCGTTCTGCTGCTTCGCGTACACCCAGTTCAACAAAGCCGTGCGAATGTTACCCGCATGCAACTCGCCTGTGGGGCTTGGAGCGAACCTGACCCGAACATCCGACAAGGCTAAGATTCCTCCGAAGGAACCGGCTGCCGGTTCTTTTTCATAACGATTAAAACGCCCGCTGTCAGCGCAAGAATAATAAAGATCGTTATTATTATGTTATAATTACCCACAACCGCTTTTACATACTGCCAATTTTTTCCCGCATAATAACCTGCGGTTATCAGCAATCCGTTCCATATCAAGCTGGAAATAAATGCAAGGATCGTTACCTTGAGAATATTAAGGCGGGCGAAGCCTGCAAATATGGACACAACAGATCTCGTCCCGGCAAGAAACCGGTTCCCCATTACTACAAAGTATCCCCACCTGTCAAACCATTTATCAATTTTATCGATTTTCTTCGCACCGAACCATTTAAAGTTTTTCCTATCAAAATATTCCCTGCCGAAATACCTCCCGACCGCATAATACGTCATAAACCCAGCTAAACTCCCTATTGTCGTCATGGCAAGACTTGGAAGAAATTCTATTTTCCCCAACCCTACAAGGTATGCGCCGAATATCACGACAGTGTCGCCGGGAACAGGTGGAACGATATTTTCAACATACGCAGCTATCAGAAGAGAACCGTACAACCACGCGGGATTCAACCCGCCTATCGTATCTAATATTCCTTCCACTTTATTTTATTCTTTCTTTTCCAATAGGGCAACGGCATAAGCCGCAATCCCTTCACCCCTGCCGAGCGTTCCGAGTCCTTCGTTAGTCGTCGCCTTGATCGAAACCGTACCAGAATCAGAGTTCATAGCCCCGCTTATTTTTTCGATCATTTCTTTTTTATACTGCGCTAATTTAGGTTCCTCTGCAATGACGGATACATCGACGTTGACCGCTCTCCATCCTTTATCTTCGAGAGTAGCTGTTGCCTTCCCGAGTAGTTCAAGAGATGAAATGTTTTTGTAAGCATCATCTGTATCTGGAAAATGTTCGCCGATATCGCCGAGGTTTGCGGCTCCAAAAAGCGCGTCCACTATCGCATGACAAATAACGTCCGCATCGGAATGTCCAAGTAAGCCGAGCGGGTGGGGGATATTCACTCCACCCAATATCAAAGGCGTACCCTCATTGAGCGGATGGATGTCATATCCGATGCCTATCCTAAACATTTACGGCATTATCCCGGAAGTAACGTTCTACTAATATGAGGTCCTCCTGCACCGTAACTTTTATGTTATCGCTCCTGCCTTCAACAATAGAAATTTCGACGTTCATGCGTTCAACAAGCGACGCCTCATCAGTTCCGATATATCCGTCCCTTTCCGCTGTCGCAAGAGCTTCCGTTAATATATCTTTTCGGAATCCCTGCGGCGTCTGGGCTAACCATAAAGAGTCCCGTTTAATCGTTTTCACGATTTTTCCGTTCTCCACTTCTTTGACAGTGTCTTTACACCTGGTCGCAAGCAAAGAGGCGCCATGATTATAGACATCTTCGGTAAGGGAATCGATGTCGGAAGGATCTACCAAGGGTCTTGCGCCGTCATGAATTAGAACCAATTCAGATTCCCGGGACAGTGCTCTTAATCCGTTTTCTGTGGAGTTCTGACGATGGGTTCCTCCTGCGACAACAGAGTTGATTTTTCCGAATCCCTCTCCCTTTACCAGTTCTTCTACAAAACCGAGAGAATCTTCCCGTGCGACGATTATGATCTCATCCACGCTGTCCGCTGCTTCGAATCTCGAGATAGTCCATGCAAGCAGCGGTTTACCGTTTACCTGCACCCTAAGTTTATCCACGCCGTTATCCATGCGTTTCGAACTTCCCGCAGCGACTATGACAGCGGATACGGCCATCTTTTCTAATTAAAGAATCAGCATAGCATCGCCGTAACTGTAAAAGCGATACTTATTCTTTTTTGCCACTTCGTATGCATGAAAAATCAGATCACGTGACGCAAACGCCGATACAAGCATTAGGAGTGTCGAACCGGGCATATGGAAATTGGTGATCAGCTTATCAGCCACTTTGAAATCATAAGGCGGATAAATGAACTTATCAGTCCAACCCATTCCGGGATTGATCCTGTTTTGCGTTATGAATACGGATTCCAATGCTCTGGTAGTAGTCGTTCCCACGCCGACTATTTTTTTACCTTTCTCCATCGAATCATTTACTATAGTGGCGGCATCCACCGATATTTCAAAATATTCCGAATCCATCCTATGACGGGACAAATCTTCTACATGAACCGGTTTAAACGTCCCGAGCCCCACGTTAAGAACAATCGGGATAACATTTACCCCTTTTTTCTTGGCTTTTTCGAGAAGCGGTTTGGTGAAATGCAATCCTGCTGTCGGAGCAGCGACGGCTCCGATATGGCTTGCGTAAACCGTTTGATACCGTCTTTTATCCACCGCAGTCGCTTTTCGTCTAATATACGGCGGCAAAGGTGCGGCGCCGACTTTATCGAGAATCTTATAAACGTCATCCCCGTTGCAGGAAAACCTTACAACCCTCCCGCCGGAAATTGTGTTGTCGATTACGTCGCATGACACAGTTTTCGTGATAGAGAGCTTATTCCCAATCCTGACTTTGCGAGCCGGTTTGACAAGCACTTCCCACATGTTGCTCTCGAGCTCTCTCAGTAGAAAGAGTTCCACATGTGCATTCGTCTTCTGTTTAATCGCCTGAACTCTTGCCGGAAAGACCTTTGTTTTATTGATTACGAGGCAATCGTCCTTATCAAGGTAATCTATTATATTGAAAAATTTTCGGTGCTCAATTTTTCCCGTATCCTTGTGAAGGACCATTAGTTTCGATCTATCCCTTCGGGGCAGCGGTTTTTGCGCCACGTATTTTTCCGGTAAGTTATACTGAAATTCTGCTAATCTCATCCCCATATCTTTTTATCTCCTACTCTGTAAAAATTGTTCCTTGTGTGTTTTTCGTTGCTTTCATTCCAAAATGTTTATACGCATGAAGAGTAACTTCTCTTCCCCTCTGCGTGCGTTGGATAAAGCCTTCTTTGATCAAAAACGGTTCATATACTTCCTCGATGGTGTTTCTTTCTTCTCCCACGGCTACCGCAAGACTGCTTAATCCGACGGGACCGCCGGAAAATTTTCCAATGATGGTTAAGATTATTTTCTTATCCATATCGTCCAGGCCGATCTCATCCACTTCAAGTTTCTCGAGCGCATTCTCGGATACATCCTTCGTTATGACACCCTGAGCTTCGACCTGCGCAAAATCCCTGATCCTTCTGAGAAGCCGGTTGGCTATTCGCGGAGTACCCCTCGAACGTTTTGCGATCTCCCATGTTGCATCGTCGTCAATTTCGATATCAAGGATTCTTGCCGACCTGATAATAACGTCTCTCAATTCTTCCGTTGTATAATAATCCAACCGCTCGACGACGCCGAACCTGTCTCTCAGCGGAGACGTGAGTAAGCCGGCGCGGGTTGTTGCTCCCACAAGAGTAAATCCCGACAATTTCAACTGGACACTTCTGGCATTCGGTCCTTTATCTATCACTATATCTATCTGATAATCTTCCATCGCCGAATATAGATATTCTTCTATCGTGGCATTCAACCTGTGGATTTCATCTATAAATAGTACGTCTTTCTCGCCCAACTTGGTCAGAATACCCGCCAGATCTCCCGCCTTTTCGAGCGCCGGACCGGAGGTCATCGAAATGTTCACACCGAGTTCCTTAGCGATAATATTGGCGATTGTTGTTTTTCCTAATCCGGGTGAACCAAACAGTAACACGTGATCAAGCGGTTCATCTCTTCCGAGCGCAGCCGTAATATATAATTTCATATTGTTGACAATTTTTTTCTGACCGATAAATTCAGAAAATGACTGCGGACGCAAAGATTTTTCTATATCGTGGTCTTCCTTCAGCTCGCTCGGCTTGGAAATTTCCGTTTTTGAAATTGCTTTGTCAGTCACTTGTTTTTCAACACCCTCTTTACGGCTTTCTTGATATCGCCCGACGTCAGTCCGTATTTACTCATCAGCTCATCCGATTCGCCGGATTCTCCGAAGCTGTCATCGACTCCCACCAATTCCATCGGAACCGGCTTTAAAACCGACAACACTTCCGCGACCGCGCTCCCCAGGCCGCCGATCTTTTGGTGTTCCTCGGCTGTTACTACCGCGCCGCATTCCCCGGCAGCTGACACCAGAGCATCCGAATCAATAGGTTTGATTGTATGGCAGTTCAGTACTTTTGCCTCGATTCCATCAGCCGAGAGCTCCTTCGCGGCAAGAAGTGATTCGTACACCATCCTTCCGCATGCTACTATGGCAACGTCGCCACCTTCCTTTAACAGATTAATTTTTCCGCCTTCAAAGGGGGTTTCCTCCGTTGTGTACACCGGCGCGTTCTGTCTTCCGAACCTGATATACACAGGTCCTATCGTCTCAGCGGCATATAACGTAGCTTTTTTAGTTTCGATACGGTCGGAAGGCGCTAACACGGTCATATTGGGAAGTACCCTCATCATCGCTATATCTTCTAACGCCTGATGAGTCGCGCCGTCGGGACCGACGGTGATGCCGGTATGGGATGCGGCGAGTTTTACGTTTGCTTTGTTATAACAAACAGAAATCCTTATCTGGTCGATGGTACGCATCGGCATGAATACGCCGAAACTCGTGGCAAAAGGTATCTTCCCCGATAATGCCAAACCGGTAGCCATTCCAACCATGTTTTGCTCCGCAACGCCGCTTTGGAAAAACCGTTCAGGCCATTTTTTTATAAAATCACCTAATTTCAGGCTGCCCGACAGGTCGGCGCAGAGCGCCACAACGTCTTCATTTGAGTTTCCGAGCTCCACCATTGCTTCCCCGAATCCCGACCTCGTGGCTGCTTCTTCATACCCGTTGAACAAATCGGAGATCAAATTCATCTGTGAATTAATCCCCGTCATAACCCACCTCTTCGAGACCCAATTCAGCCAGCGCCTCCATCATCTCTAACCGGTTCGGGGCTATACCGTGCCATTCATACTTATCTTCGAGAAACGATACTCCTTTTCCCGGAGTAGTATGCGCTATTATGCAGACGGGCTGTTTCTTTATCTCTATTGCGGCATCGATTGCCTGGAGAATGTGGTTCATTTCATTCCCGTTAATCTCAAAAACCATCCAGTTAAACGCTTCAAATTTATCCCTCAGCGGTTCTAACGGGAAAATGTCTTCGGTGAGTCCGTCGATCTGTATGTTGTTCCTGTCCACAATGGCGATGAGGTTATCCAACTGCCATTTCGCCGCAGCGTTAATCGCTTCCCAGCTTGAGCCCTCTTCCAGCTCCCCGTCACTCAAAAGAGCGAATATCCGATGCTTTGCCTTATCGAGACGGGCGGCTAATGCCATTCCCACCGCTATACTCAGTCCCTGACCGAGAGATGCCGCGCTTGTTTCTATGCCGGGCAAATCAAGTCTGCTCGGATGACCTTGCAGCCGTGAATCGATCATTCTTAGGGTTTTGAGCTCTTCCATATCGAAATAACCCGCTCTCGCTAACGTCGAATAAAGTACCGGGCAGATATGACCGTTTGACAGAACAACCCTGTCACGTTCATTCCAATCCGGATCATCCGGATCATGATTCAGAATATTAAAGTATAAAGCGGTAAAAATATCAGCCATTCCGAGTGGACCGGCTGTATGTCCCGAGCCGGCTTTTTCGAGCATACGTAAAATATCACCCCTAATTTCCTTAGCGGTAACTTCAAGAGAATCTATGTCAAGATGGTGAGAATTCATAAAATAAAATTGCCTTAAGCTATTGTAATATAAGCATTTTTAAGCCTCTTTCCAAGAACTTTCTATTGCACACCGTTAAGAATTTCTTTCAAAAATTTGCCCGTATATGATCCCTTGACCTTAGCCACTTCTTCCGGTGTACCGGTAGCCACAACCCTTCCGCCTTCGTCTCCCCCCTCCGGTCCCAGATCGATCACATAGTCAGCCATTTTTATCACTTCTAAGTTATGTTCTATTATCAGGACGGTATTTCCGAGATCAACGAGGCGGTTCAATACGGAAAGCAGCATTTTTATATCCTCAAAATGCAGCCCTGTTGTAGGTTCGTCGAGAATGTAAAGTGTATTACCTGTGTCTATTTTACTCAGTTCGGATGCGAGCTTTACCCGCTGAGCCTCTCCCCCGGAAAGCGTTGTCGCCTGTTGACCGAGATGTATGTAGCCTAATCCGACGTCGGAAAGAGTTTGCAGTCTCCTTTTTATTCGAGGAACTTTATCGAAAAAGGAGAGAGACTCTTCGACCGTCATCTCAAGGATATTAGAAATATTCATCCCCTTATATCTGATTTCAAGCGTTTCCCGGTTGTACCGCTTACCTGTGCAAGTCTCACATGTTACATATACGTCCGGGAGAAAGTGCATCTCTATCTTCTTTATTCCGTCACCCTCGCACGCCTCACATCTGCCGCCTTTGACATTGAAGCTGAACCTGCCCGGTTTATATCCTGCAATTTTTGACTCCGGCAGATTGCTGAAGAGTTCTCTGATATACGTGAACGTCCCTGTATAGGTTGCGGGGTTTGAGCGTGGAGTTCTTCCTATGGGTGACTGGTCGATATCAACTACCTTGTCGATATATTTGAGCCCCTTAATGGAAGAGTAAGCGAGCGCTTTTGCCTTATTCGAATAGAGATGTCTTTGTAATGCGGGAAAGAGAGTTTCATTGATAAGCGTGCTCTTCCCTGAACCCGATACACCGGTAACCGCTGTAAACGTGCTGAGAGGAATCGTTATGTCTATCCCCTTGAGATTATGACCTCTCGCCTCTATTAACTCGAGAAATTTCCCGTTGCTTTTACGCCTTTTTTTGGGAATCTCGATCTTCAATTTCCCTGAAAGATATTTCCCGGTAATTGACTTATTAGACCTTTTCAGTGTAGCTAACGTTCCTGCCGCGACTATGTTTCCACCGCTTTTCCCGGCGCCCGGACCCAAATCCACAATCCAGTCTGCTGCTTCGATTATCTCTCTGTCGTGTTCAACCACTAAGACAGTATTACCCAAGTTTTTAAGTTTGGTCAGCGCCTCGATCAAACGCAGATTATCGCGCTGATGCAGACCTATTGAGGGTTCGTCGAGAATATATAAAACACCGACAAGCTGAGACCCTATTTGCGTCGCAAGCCTGATTCTCTGC
This window of the Candidatus Neomarinimicrobiota bacterium genome carries:
- a CDS encoding ribose-phosphate pyrophosphokinase — encoded protein: MESNLQIFSGRANRALAEKIAKNLGQPLGELEIVEFKDGEMFVKFGENIRGRDVFIIQSTNPPAKNYIELFLMMDAARRASAKRITAVIPYYGYARQDRKNTPRVALSAKLFANMINVAGADRVIGMDLHSPQIQGFFDVPFDHLYSSIVLIKYLSKKEYIKDAVVMAPDIGGIKMARAFARRLDLDLAVVDKRREKANKSEVVNIIGDIEGKIVLLLDDLVDTAGTLINAAETSIKKGAEAVYTLATHPVLSENALQKIDESSIEKLIVTDTIPLREDHSSEKLEVVSVANIFSEAIIRIHEERSISKLFDEQDY
- the ispE gene encoding 4-(cytidine 5'-diphospho)-2-C-methyl-D-erythritol kinase, yielding MNSAELKAYAKINVGLRITGQREDGYHTLKTLFQTVSMHDVVKIELKNEPGVEFESKGEKVPDGEENLCVSAARIFLESISQSGGVSIFLDKKIPVGAGLGGGSSDAACVIRGLNDLLKIGLTGREMENIASEVGADVPFFIQGGCRYAEGIGDLLSPGNIPEDLSVLLAVPEIRIETSWAYNSLNHLSLTRDSEDVNLARFPHNGEATLKNGFRNDFEELVFSRYPEIGRLKELISRSGAVFTSLSGSGSAVYGFFESLTEAEKGKRALGGNPRSWVLRLIPAYTY
- a CDS encoding glutamate--tRNA ligase, with protein sequence MSDVRVRFAPSPTGELHAGNIRTALLNWVYAKQQNGKLILRIEDTDQDRYVIGSEKGFAEDLKWLGIEWDEGPDIGGDFGPYLQSDRIEYHREYAEKLLENGFAYKCYCSEEELEITRKEALSKSLQPRYSGKCRELSVAEENEKKSAGIKPVLRFMVREGELSFTDQIKGEISWKLSNIGDFVIIRSSGMPSYNFAVVIDDALMKISHVIRGEAHVSNTPKQLLLYEALNLEPPKFAHTATILNKEKKTLSKRNGALSIRRYREEGYIPDALINYLSLLSWSSKSGDDILNLERIINEFDFARMTTSSAVFDDDKLLWMNGQYIRSLSEERLLELSIPYLNSAGYPTKNRERTIMVINAVKDNLSTLSELPEYASLFYEDEAVPAGKDERKILESKDSRKIFNSFIAASGSYDNMGTDEFRAIMKEVQEATGSSGKNLWMPVRIALTGQSHGPELPRLVEYFGKDEVLSRMKKAKGTV
- a CDS encoding DedA family protein, producing MEGILDTIGGLNPAWLYGSLLIAAYVENIVPPVPGDTVVIFGAYLVGLGKIEFLPSLAMTTIGSLAGFMTYYAVGRYFGREYFDRKNFKWFGAKKIDKIDKWFDRWGYFVVMGNRFLAGTRSVVSIFAGFARLNILKVTILAFISSLIWNGLLITAGYYAGKNWQYVKAVVGNYNIIITIFIILALTAGVLIVMKKNRQPVPSEES
- a CDS encoding 2-C-methyl-D-erythritol 2,4-cyclodiphosphate synthase, with the translated sequence MFRIGIGYDIHPLNEGTPLILGGVNIPHPLGLLGHSDADVICHAIVDALFGAANLGDIGEHFPDTDDAYKNISSLELLGKATATLEDKGWRAVNVDVSVIAEEPKLAQYKKEMIEKISGAMNSDSGTVSIKATTNEGLGTLGRGEGIAAYAVALLEKKE
- the ispD gene encoding 2-C-methyl-D-erythritol 4-phosphate cytidylyltransferase, yielding MAVSAVIVAAGSSKRMDNGVDKLRVQVNGKPLLAWTISRFEAADSVDEIIIVAREDSLGFVEELVKGEGFGKINSVVAGGTHRQNSTENGLRALSRESELVLIHDGARPLVDPSDIDSLTEDVYNHGASLLATRCKDTVKEVENGKIVKTIKRDSLWLAQTPQGFRKDILTEALATAERDGYIGTDEASLVERMNVEISIVEGRSDNIKVTVQEDLILVERYFRDNAVNV
- the queA gene encoding tRNA preQ1(34) S-adenosylmethionine ribosyltransferase-isomerase QueA — its product is MRLAEFQYNLPEKYVAQKPLPRRDRSKLMVLHKDTGKIEHRKFFNIIDYLDKDDCLVINKTKVFPARVQAIKQKTNAHVELFLLRELESNMWEVLVKPARKVRIGNKLSITKTVSCDVIDNTISGGRVVRFSCNGDDVYKILDKVGAAPLPPYIRRKATAVDKRRYQTVYASHIGAVAAPTAGLHFTKPLLEKAKKKGVNVIPIVLNVGLGTFKPVHVEDLSRHRMDSEYFEISVDAATIVNDSMEKGKKIVGVGTTTTRALESVFITQNRINPGMGWTDKFIYPPYDFKVADKLITNFHMPGSTLLMLVSAFASRDLIFHAYEVAKKNKYRFYSYGDAMLIL
- the ruvB gene encoding Holliday junction branch migration DNA helicase RuvB; this encodes MSKTEISKPSELKEDHDIEKSLRPQSFSEFIGQKKIVNNMKLYITAALGRDEPLDHVLLFGSPGLGKTTIANIIAKELGVNISMTSGPALEKAGDLAGILTKLGEKDVLFIDEIHRLNATIEEYLYSAMEDYQIDIVIDKGPNARSVQLKLSGFTLVGATTRAGLLTSPLRDRFGVVERLDYYTTEELRDVIIRSARILDIEIDDDATWEIAKRSRGTPRIANRLLRRIRDFAQVEAQGVITKDVSENALEKLEVDEIGLDDMDKKIILTIIGKFSGGPVGLSSLAVAVGEERNTIEEVYEPFLIKEGFIQRTQRGREVTLHAYKHFGMKATKNTQGTIFTE
- a CDS encoding transketolase family protein — its product is MNLISDLFNGYEEAATRSGFGEAMVELGNSNEDVVALCADLSGSLKLGDFIKKWPERFFQSGVAEQNMVGMATGLALSGKIPFATSFGVFMPMRTIDQIRISVCYNKANVKLAASHTGITVGPDGATHQALEDIAMMRVLPNMTVLAPSDRIETKKATLYAAETIGPVYIRFGRQNAPVYTTEETPFEGGKINLLKEGGDVAIVACGRMVYESLLAAKELSADGIEAKVLNCHTIKPIDSDALVSAAGECGAVVTAEEHQKIGGLGSAVAEVLSVLKPVPMELVGVDDSFGESGESDELMSKYGLTSGDIKKAVKRVLKNK
- a CDS encoding transketolase; amino-acid sequence: MNSHHLDIDSLEVTAKEIRGDILRMLEKAGSGHTAGPLGMADIFTALYFNILNHDPDDPDWNERDRVVLSNGHICPVLYSTLARAGYFDMEELKTLRMIDSRLQGHPSRLDLPGIETSAASLGQGLSIAVGMALAARLDKAKHRIFALLSDGELEEGSSWEAINAAAKWQLDNLIAIVDRNNIQIDGLTEDIFPLEPLRDKFEAFNWMVFEINGNEMNHILQAIDAAIEIKKQPVCIIAHTTPGKGVSFLEDKYEWHGIAPNRLEMMEALAELGLEEVGYDGD